Proteins from one Impatiens glandulifera chromosome 2, dImpGla2.1, whole genome shotgun sequence genomic window:
- the LOC124924593 gene encoding calponin homology domain-containing protein DDB_G0272472-like, which yields MGRDSALFKHLSQVDFEEIRMKGGRKKKADKKAAPAKAKAESKGKEKVTFSEPPQQTEDEESASHSDRTDTEKTEDERSVNEDEHSAQSPNNTGPDANLETTEGGEEDGEEEVLHRTCLLKPKVQLRKLTTRIRKITEEFEAVGPEDTLTPRVLERLEKAKGDLIQEIDRLEAICSQRKIPVYTAPRIETSPDHCPTLPRENAASKESDERADPKLTGQSPPSQPEVSASDFTKEWVEGRLQRLEDSTAERIDIRIQEFDDSAVQPFKERSQRIICSALKFADNTRYLLNNNRDRLSEIDEDLQEEAALRSKYFKRTVILEDLTSELKEDFHRLERETDQRLAEVAGDLVSTTLGRVSELEKKNEGLEAELKALSEQVAELLRVKMNADAAAVEVDAQAAKRVQDALDAEEGKEKEAPRSSQLTEEEEEAEQIRRSEAMLPGLAKKAAAQAVKDAERLERETRRLEGFAADNKKKKAASSASAPKKRKREASKKAQIANLLNEVTETVITSKSQQAIPVEEDEDEEHLQTRSTRQRVSEPASRPPPEKKKRSIYDFSDSE from the exons ATGGGGCGTGATTCGGCTTTGTTTAAGCACctatctcaggtggatttcgaggaaatccgaatGAAAG gtggccgaaagaagaaagccgacaAGAAAGCGGCCCCAGCCAAAGCAAAGGCcgaaagcaaaggaaaagagaaagtaaCTTTCTCGGAACCACCGCAGCAGACGGAGGATGAAGAGTCGGCCTCCCACTCTGACAGAACCGATACAGAGAAGACCGAGGACGAAAGATCGGTCAATGAGGACGAGCATTCGGCCCAGAGCCCCAATAATACCGGTCCTGACGCCAATcttgagaccaccgagggtggtgAAGAGGATGGTGAAGAAG aggtaTTACACCGAACCTGCCTCTTAAAACCAAAGGTCCAACTACGGAAGCTAACCAcacgcatccggaaaattacggaggagTTCGAAGCGGTGGGACCAGAAGACACCTTAACACCGCGGGTGTtagaaaggcttgaaaaagccaaaggagACCTCATTCAAGAAATTGACCGACTAGAAGCAATATGCAGTCAAAGAaaaataccggtctatactgctccccgGATCGAAACAAGTCCGGATCACTGTCCAACACTTCCAAGGGAGAATGCGGCATCAAAAGAATCCGATGAAAGAGCGGATCCTAAACTCACTGGGCAATCCCCTCCTTCACAACCGGAAGTTTCCGCATCAGACTTCACAAAGGAATGGGTTGAGGGCCGTCTTCAAAGGCTTGAAGACTCAACCGCAGAACGGATTGATATCCGCATTCAAGAGTTTGACGACTCTGCGGTTCAGCCATTCAAGGAGAGATCCCAAAGAATCATTTgctcggcactcaagttcgccGACAACACAAGGTATCTCTTGAATAACAATCGGGACCGACTCTCAGAAATCGACGAAGATCTACAGGAAGAGGCGGCTCTGCGCAGTAAATATTTTAAGCGAACCGTAATTTTAGAGGATTTGACCTCCGAGTTAAAGGAAGACTTTCACCGGCTcgaaagagagaccgatcaacgattGGCGGAAGTTGCTGGGGACCTGGTCAGCACAACACTCggacgggtctccgaactcgagaagaaaaatgagggtCTCGAGGCCGAACTGAAGGCGCTTTCTGAACAAGTTGCCGAACTGCTGAGGGTTAAGatgaacgcggacgccgcggctgtaGAGGTTGATGCCCAAGCGGCTAAGAGGGttcaggatgcgctggacgccgaagaaGGTAAAGAGAAGGAGGCACCGCGATCATCCCAACTcaccgaagaagaagaggaagccgAGCAGATTCGAAGGTCAGAGGCCATGTTGCCAGGACTAGCAAAGAAAGCAGCCGCTCAAGCTGTAAAGGATGCTGAGCGGTTGGAAAGGGAAACACGGAGGCTGGAAGGCTTCGCAGCCGACAACAAGAAAAAGAAGGCGGCCTCCTCCGCTTCAGCGCCGAAAAAGCGAAAGAGGGAAGCCTCAAAGAAAGCTCAAATAGCCAACCTGCTTAATGAGGTCACTGAAACAGTCATCACGAGTAAATCGCAGCAGGCTATTCCAGTCgaagaggatgaagatgaagagcacCTGCAGAcccggtctacaagacaacgagttTCCGAACCGGCCAGTCGACCGCCACCGGAGAAGAAAAAGCGGAgcatatatgacttctcggactcggaatag